A single window of Granulicella mallensis MP5ACTX8 DNA harbors:
- a CDS encoding CocE/NonD family hydrolase, whose protein sequence is MGVALKSAVMAGIFLGSLAIASAQTQAPAPAPQPSPQQRMRELMEFTKAHYSKHEYRIAMRDGVKLYTVVYTPVAGQFSDAGPYPFMMSRTPYSCGNYGNDVVQPRVTNNATLLKSGYILVCQDVRGRWESEGKWVEMTPSKDGKGIDESTDMYDTVEWLLKNIPANNGNVGIQGISYPGFYTAASIVDSHPAIKAASPQAPIIDLWMGDDAYHGGAFMLDGNHSFYAPFFAPQKNPLKVEPKNDFDFGTKDMYAYYLGMQTLANLDTPKGGTNEYFHDQIVHTTYDSYWQERNLAPHMHGVKTAVMAVGGWFDAEDLSGPVKVFHAIDKLSPEAAANTLVEGPWVHGGWARGPGSSLGDIDFGSEAGTFYRENIEAPFFAHYLKNADWTPLPKAYVFETGSNVWKKYDAWPPKQAVAKTIYFQPNGGLAWTEPQERDSKDEYVSDPAHPVPFTEYTTDDIPQRYMDDDQRFAARRPDVLVYETEPLTEDVTVAGPVKPKLKIASTGTDSDFVVKLIDVYPNDYKDASEDEAEGKHVTAAPPVFLQGYEMMIRGEPMRSKFRNSWEKPEPLAPGKVTEVEFTMQDVNHTFLKGHRIMVQVQSSWFPLVDRNPQTFEDIFTAKPEDFKKATETVFHQVDAASGVELMVLPK, encoded by the coding sequence ATGGGTGTTGCTTTGAAGTCGGCTGTCATGGCCGGTATTTTCTTGGGTTCGCTGGCCATAGCCTCAGCGCAGACACAGGCTCCTGCGCCAGCCCCACAGCCTTCGCCACAGCAGCGGATGCGCGAACTGATGGAGTTCACGAAGGCACACTACTCCAAGCACGAGTACCGCATTGCGATGCGTGACGGGGTGAAGCTCTATACCGTCGTCTATACGCCGGTTGCGGGGCAGTTCAGCGATGCGGGGCCGTATCCGTTCATGATGTCGCGTACGCCGTATAGCTGCGGTAACTATGGCAACGATGTGGTTCAGCCCCGCGTGACAAACAACGCCACACTGTTGAAGAGCGGTTATATCCTCGTCTGCCAGGATGTGCGCGGGCGGTGGGAGAGCGAAGGCAAGTGGGTTGAGATGACCCCGTCGAAGGACGGCAAGGGAATCGATGAGTCCACGGATATGTATGACACGGTCGAGTGGCTGCTGAAGAATATTCCTGCCAATAACGGCAATGTCGGCATCCAGGGCATCAGCTATCCGGGGTTCTATACGGCGGCGAGCATCGTGGACAGCCATCCGGCGATCAAAGCGGCGAGTCCCCAGGCGCCGATCATCGATCTCTGGATGGGAGACGATGCCTATCATGGTGGGGCGTTCATGCTGGATGGCAACCACTCGTTCTATGCGCCGTTCTTCGCTCCGCAGAAGAACCCTCTGAAGGTTGAGCCGAAGAACGACTTCGACTTCGGGACGAAGGACATGTATGCCTACTACCTGGGCATGCAGACGCTTGCAAACCTGGATACGCCGAAGGGCGGGACGAACGAATACTTCCACGATCAGATCGTGCACACGACCTACGATAGCTATTGGCAGGAGCGTAATCTCGCGCCGCATATGCACGGGGTGAAGACTGCCGTAATGGCTGTGGGTGGTTGGTTCGATGCGGAAGACCTGTCGGGACCGGTGAAGGTCTTTCATGCGATCGACAAGCTGAGTCCTGAAGCTGCCGCGAATACGCTGGTGGAGGGACCGTGGGTGCATGGTGGATGGGCGCGTGGGCCGGGTTCTTCGCTGGGAGATATCGACTTCGGTTCGGAGGCGGGGACGTTCTATCGCGAGAACATTGAGGCTCCGTTCTTTGCGCACTATCTGAAGAACGCAGACTGGACGCCGCTACCCAAGGCCTATGTGTTCGAGACCGGAAGCAATGTCTGGAAGAAGTACGATGCCTGGCCGCCGAAGCAGGCTGTGGCGAAGACGATCTACTTCCAGCCTAATGGCGGGCTGGCCTGGACCGAGCCGCAGGAGCGCGACAGCAAGGACGAGTATGTGAGCGATCCGGCGCATCCGGTGCCGTTTACCGAGTACACGACGGACGACATTCCGCAGCGTTACATGGACGACGATCAGCGCTTTGCCGCGCGGCGTCCTGACGTGCTGGTGTACGAGACCGAGCCTCTGACGGAGGATGTGACCGTTGCAGGCCCGGTGAAGCCGAAGCTGAAGATTGCTTCAACGGGCACAGACTCGGACTTTGTCGTGAAGCTGATCGATGTATATCCGAACGACTACAAGGATGCCAGTGAGGACGAGGCCGAGGGCAAGCATGTGACGGCTGCTCCTCCGGTGTTCCTGCAGGGCTACGAGATGATGATACGCGGCGAGCCGATGCGCTCCAAGTTCCGGAACTCGTGGGAGAAGCCCGAGCCGCTGGCTCCGGGCAAGGTGACGGAGGTCGAATTCACCATGCAGGACGTGAATCACACGTTCCTGAAGGGGCACCGCATCATGGTGCAGGTGCAGAGCTCGTGGTTCCCGCTGGTAGACCGCAATCCGCAGACGTTCGAGGATATCTTCACGGCTAAGCCGGAGGATTTCAAGAAGGCTACCGAGACGGTGTTTCACCAGGTGGATGCGGCGAGTGGGGTGGAGTTGATGGTGTTGCCGAAGTAG
- a CDS encoding vWA domain-containing protein → MAAAAQSPQGGTVPYTLHVYTDLVQVPTLVLGPSMQTLPPVDAQKFRVSLDSGPRFQPTHVRLEGDDPITLAILLDLSDNNASKLPLTSSRPLAAMALGALRPQDHVSIYSLDCNMIRSANNIPADSNKIEDAIDQALQSQVIHRGKSRATCGNTVPLWNAFSFIIQQLAEKPGRRVILAFTDGYDGRSNISRNDIESLITDGGVTVIGVSNPIFAYSPESFDDWERAFSVLCQRSGGLILRTTDKELPQTLRRFVDLLRGRYILEFPRPSIMTPGMHSIAVTLEGTRAFIRPSSLTVPIPDPAILKDPTTIPSDPSRKPPFGKQTPQPK, encoded by the coding sequence ATGGCCGCGGCCGCACAGAGCCCGCAAGGGGGGACTGTTCCCTATACCTTGCACGTCTATACCGACCTCGTCCAAGTCCCCACCCTCGTCCTCGGACCCTCCATGCAGACGCTGCCTCCTGTCGACGCACAGAAGTTTCGCGTCAGCCTGGACTCCGGCCCCCGCTTCCAGCCCACGCACGTTCGGCTTGAAGGAGACGATCCCATCACGCTCGCCATCCTGCTCGATTTAAGCGACAACAACGCCAGCAAACTACCGTTGACTTCAAGCCGGCCCCTGGCCGCCATGGCTCTCGGAGCCCTTCGCCCCCAGGATCATGTCTCCATCTACTCCCTGGACTGCAACATGATCCGTTCCGCCAATAACATTCCGGCTGACTCGAACAAGATCGAAGATGCCATCGACCAGGCGCTTCAATCGCAGGTGATCCACCGGGGAAAGTCCCGTGCGACATGTGGAAACACAGTACCGCTATGGAACGCGTTTTCTTTCATCATTCAACAGCTTGCCGAAAAGCCTGGCCGCCGCGTCATTCTTGCCTTCACCGATGGTTACGACGGACGCAGCAACATCAGTAGAAACGATATCGAATCGTTGATCACCGACGGGGGCGTGACTGTCATCGGAGTAAGCAATCCGATATTCGCTTATTCCCCGGAAAGTTTTGATGATTGGGAGCGTGCCTTCAGCGTTCTCTGCCAGCGCAGCGGAGGACTGATCCTGAGGACGACAGACAAGGAACTTCCGCAAACACTTCGCAGATTCGTCGATCTGCTGCGCGGCCGTTACATCCTTGAGTTCCCGAGACCGAGCATCATGACCCCCGGCATGCACAGCATCGCAGTCACCCTCGAAGGGACACGGGCTTTCATCCGGCCTTCGAGCCTCACCGTCCCGATCCCCGACCCCGCGATCCTCAAAGACCCCACAACAATTCCTTCCGACCCCTCCCGCAAACCACCCTTCGGCAAGCAGACACCGCAGCCAAAGTAA